The Aptenodytes patagonicus chromosome 22, bAptPat1.pri.cur, whole genome shotgun sequence genome contains the following window.
AGTTACAGCACAGTTATTCTTTTTGTTGTACAAACACCTTACTTCTTGGTGCCGTAAATCCAGGCCACAGCGATGTTCTCCAGGATGACCACGACCGTGAGCGGCAGCGTGGCTGAATAATCGTCAAACATAGTGACAAAGTAATTCCCAGAGCGCTGCACAAAGATCAGTCCCACCACGAAGGCAAAAATGCAGCAACCAACTGTGGGGAGCAAACGGGCATGGTCAGCAGAGCACCCCAAGGGGAACCGAGGCCTCCACCACAAGGTCCATTCCCTGCATTAGCAGGGCCCAGTACACATCCACTGTGTCCACACTCTTCTGGAGCCACTCCCCAGGGCAATGGGGACCCTCCACCCCTTCCCCAGGAGGTTGCAGGAGAAAAGACCTCACCTGTGAACACTTCCTTCCGCACCTTGAAGGTGTCGATGATGGGCGTAGTGATGCCTGACATGGTCCCGATCATGCTCCCCAACCCCAGGTTTATCAGCATCAGGAAGAACATGACGGACCAAAACGGTGAGGCTGGGAAGTGGGTCATGGCTTCTGTGAAGGCAATGAAGGCCAGGCCAGTTCCTTGCACCGACTGTTCAGGGGGAGAGAGGACCAAAAGATGAGAAGAAACGTGTCAGGGACACAGCCTGCAAGAGCCCCTGCACGCCTCAGGTCTCTCTCATTGAACCactcttcaagaaaagaaaaatccagtctGGTACCCCATCCTGGAATCGGTGATGACCCTGCTAGACTCGCTATGGGCAAacctttcccccatcccaggaAGGACCactgtgtgctggggaagaccACAGGGACAGGGAATTCCCATCCCTGGAGGGTCTCTCAAAACAGTTTTTCCAGATCCACGTGCCAGGGTGACACAAGTCAAGCAGCTCCTACCAGGGAGAGGCAATGGGGTAGGTGACCTCCTGGTCCTACTAGGAGTGCCACCAGGTACCTTGTTGAGTTCGTCCTCCAACAGGCAGGGGTCCAAGCCCAGTTCTTTGAAGTGCCCTTCTTTCACTGTCATGATCACCCTGTACATCTCATTGTAGTCCTTGGCTGTGAGGTGGGAGAAGTTCACGTGGGGTGGGATGAGGTCATGGCTCAGCACGTTGGTGTTCAGGTAGCCCAAGATCTTCTCAGCATTCCTAAGGGAGAGCAGAGCCTGGTCACCCAGAGATGTCCCCTTCCTCCCAGGGTGGAGGACAGGGCCTGACCATTCAAGCCCTTTGCCCCAGGCAGGATGAACCTCCCTGGGTCATGTTACCCAGGTCTCAGCCAGAGGACCTCTTTGCAATTTCCCAGGGTGTAAGTAAACATTGCATTAGGCCACATGACAGAGGATGCAGATGGGGGCCCACCAGGGAATGGGCTCTCCGCGCTTCCTTCTCAGGTTTATCTCCTCCTCTGGGACTCCACACTGCATGGCCCAGATTTTTATGGATGCAGCTCACTGTCTAAAGATAACAAAAGATATCCAGGTGCACAACTTCAccttcctccagctgcttctAGGCTACAGCATAGCAGCTCCCTTAACCTTGCAGACAACTGGACCCTACGATGAGTGGAAACTGGGGGAAACCCAGGTGATGTGACTAGACATGTTGGATTTACCCTCAATTTGCAGACTAAGAGCCCATCTTAGGGCCAGATTTTAGGTTGGAGGAGCTGAACACCCAACTCCCTCAGCTACAGTGGGACATGTTTGGAAATCCACATCTTGACTATCAGGAACCCGGGTCCACCAAAACACAGTATCACCCAGCTCCAGAGCACTTACTCGACCGCCCTCAGACCCACCACAACCAGCAGTAGCAAAGACCTGCCCACCccaaacagagaaaaagcaaatctTACTCCACCACACATTTCTCATTCATGATGTTGGCCTTGAAGCCCAGCACAGCAAATACAACCAGGGTGGCCAGGACGGACGTGAAGAAGTTGATGAAGGAGACGAGTGTGGCATCAAAGTGGCAGTTGTTGTCCTGCTTGTTGTAGCTGGAGAAGGCGATGACTCCTCCAAAGCCCAAGCCCAAGGCGAAGAAAACCTGTGTAGCTGCCTCCCGCCACACCTGAGGGTCCAGCATCTTGTCCAGCTTGGAGGGGAGACAGAAGAAGAAGTTAGGTGATTTGGTGGCCCCACAACTCATCCCAGTGGAGCCAGAGCTAAATTAAAAGGCTGCTGAGCCTACAACCTGGGCTGGATTTGGAGCAGCCATGGACATGCTTTGATCTACCACAATCAGGTCTTGCATTACCCAGCACTCATAggtcctttttctctttcccacagaggggaaaactgaggcatggagaagGGCAGGCGAAGATTTGACCTGACTGTGTCTCTGAATGCTCCATCTGCCCCAGACCCCAAGCTGGGTGCCCGATCTCCCAGTGCAAAGTCCTACATCTTCCCAGTGGGGCTAcccagctgccctggggagcTGGCATCCCCGTCCCCCCACCCAAGGGAGCCACGCGCCACCCAGCGATGGGTCTCCATCCTCCCCCAGCCACCTCTTGCCTCTGGAGCGCCTGGAGCACTTGAAAATCAAACGTCTCGGCTGGCGGGTTTGCTTAACCTCCCGTCCCCCCCAACCACatcctgcctcccctgccagccAGAGCCGCAGGCTGGAGGTCTCCGAGCATCATTCATCAAGAGATCATAATTAACATCTTCTAACAGCCTCGCCGGCTGAGCTGATTCATTTACATCTCTGCTTAATTAATTAGTCAATGGATGCATACCACCAGCAGAGGTTTTGCTGCCAGCCAGCATCTTCCCATGAAGTCTTTAAATATATCGCCTTGGGCACCCCCACACCCCGACCCTGGCGTCTGGGCACCTAAAGGTGACGGGAGTGATGCTAAGGCTCAAAGCAGCTCCAGGGTGGTGAGTTTGCGAGGCTCTCAGCTGTCCTGGCCATACCCCGTATTTAGGGTGCTGCTGGCACATCCTGATGCTATATCAGGATCTCCGAGGTAGTTTGGGGTTGGTACTCtggtttttggggtggggagCATAAGGGAAAATAGGGTGTGATCAGCCGGGAGGAGAACCTGCTTGGAGTCTGCTGGGCTTGGAGACTCTTACCTTGGGCGTGAACATGTGCATGATCCCATCCACCGCCCCACGCAGCAGAAGTCCCCGCACCAAAAAGCAAACCAGCACCACGTAGGGGAAGAGCGAGCTGAAGTACATCACCTAGGGCAAGAGGAATGCAACACGGGCACAATCTCGTTTCCTGCCCGCTGAGCTCAGCCACCTCCCCATCCAACCCAGGGACAGCTCAACAGGGGTGAGAAGGGAGGGTTACCCTCCCCAAAATGAGGTCTGCTcctcaggcagggcaggatgCTGCAAGTGCTGAAGCTCAGGTGGATTTGCAAAGTGCTTCGACACACTTAAGAGAGAAAATCTGTTGGGGCTGCTGAACGCAAAGATGCCAGTGTTGGCTCAGAAGATCCCTGAAACAGAAATTGCTGGTGCCTGGGGGAGCCCGAGGGAAGGACAGCTCTgcacccccaccccagccccttcctccagcatctgccaagggctgcaggcagccccagctggtTCCCGGCACAGGGCATGTTTCCAGTGCCCTGATCAGCAGACATGGATGGGGCTTCATCCCGGGCAGAGGAGACCTGCTGCCgtggccctgctcctgcagctcaCTCCCACCCCCCTGCTCTTGGGGCCACGGGGCAGAAGTCTCATCGCCCTCTGCTACCTGCTAACACACGAGAGGTTTTGCAAGAGCACGTATGGAGACAGGGAAGTTCAACTGTCCCAGGAGACCATACCCTTCTGCATCTGACCCCACTGCTTACACAGCCTTGCTTGAAATGTCAACGGCCTCTGCAAGCTAACGGCATCCCTCTCCCAAAGCTTTCtgttcctccctgccctgcttctcctgCGCAGAGTCCCAGTGCTCCCCCTGCGAACGCGGGCTCAGCTCTCGCCCCTACATCCTACAAGCATGCATCAAGATGGTGTGCCTCAGGGGATCGGACAGTTGACGGCCCCCGAatgcaggggctgggcaggcgaTTTGGCTAGCCtgacagggctgagccctgggccATGGCTGCGGGTGTCAGTAGGACTAAACCTCTTCCCTACACCCTTTTTTGATCTTATTCTGCATCGCCCCAGAGACGGCCCCAACTCTGAGTGGGTGGGAGCATCCCAGGGGACacagcatcctccagccaccCCAGATCAGGGCAGGAGAGCATGGTCCAGGCAGGAGGTTTCTGCTTCGAGGACAGACCCCAGGCAGGCTCAGGTGGCCACCGATACCCACCTTCCCCGAGGACTGGATGCCTTTGATCATGGCTAAGCCAACAAGGCTCCAGGCCACCAGCAGACACAGGGTCATCTTCCAGTTGAGCCCTCCACTCTCCGAGATGGAGTTGGAGATGTCCAGGGCCTCCCGGTACCAGAAGTAGGTGGTGGCCGAGCTCCTCTCGCATTCGGTCTCCACAACTGCAACCGAGCAGAGGCAGGGGAGCGtgagggggctgggggagagTCACCCACCATCTCTTAGGGGATGAATGTCAATTAATGTCAAAGACCTGCCGGAGCCGGCCAGGGAAGGCAGGCACCCCTGGAAACTAAGGGACAGGAATTAATGGGGCTCATTTTtagcaggaaaaagaagagacGGGACATAAAGCCATTGTCAGGTGAAAATAAGATGTTAAATACAGGGAGAGACATTTGCATTTGCTATAAAACCTCCCAGAGTGTCCCAAGGAGATACTCAGATGCTATTAAACACCATTAACTCCATCAGCATCTCAGTCCGGCACTGATGGAGCAGCCAGGTGAGTCCTGCCTGGCTCTCGCTGCCTCCCTCCATGGTCCTGGGTCAGATCCTGGCCCTGAGCACTGAGGCAGCCTGGAGACCCGAGCTCTGGATCCCCAAACTGGCATCAAATCCCACCAGTGGGACAGACCCCGAGGGGAGAACATGGGAGAGACTCGTCCAACCGAAGGGAAACATCTCCATGTGATCAAGGCAGCTGGACCGGAGAGGACCCAGTACCCCAGAAGACACCTCAACCTCCGGTGTCCCTACCTGTGATAGCTACAGATGTTGGGGGTCCCCAGTGTCCCACAGCCCCCCTTCCCCGGGAACTGCTCCCTCCCAGCCGAGCCTCCCCCCGCGCCAGCGGCCGTCCCTTACTGGCCACCGAGCCGTTTTTCACGATGGGGCACTCGCTCCAGGGAAGAGGGTACTGGAAGGACTTAAAGAAGTAAAAGATGCTCCAGCCGATGATGACGTTGTAATAGAGACCGACAAAAAAACAGacctggggggaggaaggaggacatTAAATCGCGGGGCAATGACACTGTCCCCAACACACCTCCCACCGGGCAGGGACCcggggggggagcagggctgttGGGATCAGGGGAGGGGCCCATTCCCACCCAGCCCTAAACACACGGGTGGAGCTGGAAAAACTCCCCTTGACCGCTCAAACCTCTGCACAGGGCCCCTCGAGGTTTGCTTCCaggccaccccccccccccaattcacAGCTTGCAAAGCCATCCCACGCACCCCGAGGCAGAGGCCCGAGGGGACCCATGGGTGCACTCACGAGGCAGCTGGCATAGCCGATGCCCCCCAGGCGAGGACAGATGTAATTCCAGACGCCGATGCTGCCCCGGCGGATCCGCTGCCCCACCGCCAGCTCCAGGAAGAAGAGGGGGAGCCCGATGATGATGAGCAGGACCAGGTACGGGACCAGGTAGGCAcctggcagaggagagaaagCTCATCATGGACCCGTCTCTGCCTGCTTTCATGAAGCCAAGGATGAACGGACAGGGAtggacaggcagggcagagctgggacaggCTCTGCCTGGTCCATCGGTTCATTTGCAATGGATCTGGGAACGCAGATCAGTGCTTGGGCAGCAGAGAAGACAGCCGTGGAGAGGAGCAAACAGACAAGCACGGAAGGGAAGGGTGCAACATCCCCTGCCAGTGTGGGTACATGTGGGGTAGACCCCAACACACCTAAAGACACACCGCATCCAAACAGGCACATCGCCCCACACGCAAGAAGACGCCTCTGCGAGCCAACCCATGGGGACACGCACACGTTCCCGGCCATCTCAGACACACGGGCAGGCAGGAGCCCTCCTTCTCACCCAGGTCCTGCCTGCACATGTGTGTCCGAGCACAGACGAGTCCCCTGTACCGACACGAACCCCCAAGGGACACCCCGCGTTCCCGGCAGCAGCATTCACCACACCGCGTGCCGCCCAGTACGGAGCGAGGTCCTCTGGTAGGGGTAGAAACAGCTCAAATTAGAAACTCGGTTAATCTCTGCCTAATTGAGGAGGCCGGAGAGAAATTAGCAGTTCCT
Protein-coding sequences here:
- the SLC6A17 gene encoding sodium-dependent neutral amino acid transporter SLC6A17, with amino-acid sequence MPKNSKVTQREHSSEHVTESVADLLAHEEPVDYKRSVLNVTGETWDKQKDGEEELDAENRPAWNSKLQYILAQIGYSVGLGNVWRFPYLCQKNGGGAYLVPYLVLLIIIGLPLFFLELAVGQRIRRGSIGVWNYICPRLGGIGYASCLVCFFVGLYYNVIIGWSIFYFFKSFQYPLPWSECPIVKNGSVAIVETECERSSATTYFWYREALDISNSISESGGLNWKMTLCLLVAWSLVGLAMIKGIQSSGKVMYFSSLFPYVVLVCFLVRGLLLRGAVDGIMHMFTPKLDKMLDPQVWREAATQVFFALGLGFGGVIAFSSYNKQDNNCHFDATLVSFINFFTSVLATLVVFAVLGFKANIMNEKCVVENAEKILGYLNTNVLSHDLIPPHVNFSHLTAKDYNEMYRVIMTVKEGHFKELGLDPCLLEDELNKSVQGTGLAFIAFTEAMTHFPASPFWSVMFFLMLINLGLGSMIGTMSGITTPIIDTFKVRKEVFTVGCCIFAFVVGLIFVQRSGNYFVTMFDDYSATLPLTVVVILENIAVAWIYGTKKFMQELTEMLGFRPYQFYYYTWKYVSPICMAVLMTASIIQLGVSPPGYSAWIREEAAEKFLFYPTWAMAILISLIILASLPLPLVFILRQFHLVSDGSNALSVTYKKGRMMKDISNLEDNDETRFILSKVPSETPSPMPTHRSYLGPGSNSPMEMSSAPNGRYGSGYLLASTPESEL